One window of Papaver somniferum cultivar HN1 chromosome 9, ASM357369v1, whole genome shotgun sequence genomic DNA carries:
- the LOC113310500 gene encoding cell division control protein 48 homolog D yields the protein MSNQAESSDSKGTKRDFSTAILERKKAANRLVVDEAINDDNSVVSMNPETMEKLQLFRGDTILIKGKKRKDTICIALADDTCDEPKIRMNKVVRSNLRVRLGDVVSVHQCPDVKYGKRVHILPVDDTIEGVTGSLFDAYLKPYFLEAYRPVRKGDLFLVRGGMRSVEFKVIETDPSEYCVVAPDTEIFCEGEPVRREDEDRLDEVGYDDVGGVRKQMAQIRELVELPLRHPQLFKSIGVKPPKGILLYGPPGSGKTLIARAVANETGAFFFCINGPEIMSKLAGESESNLRKAFEEAEKNAPSIIFIDEIDSIAPKREKTNGEVERRIVSQLLTLMDGLKSRAHVIVMGATNRPNSIDPALRRFGRFDREIDIGVPDEIGRLEVLRIHTKNMKLSEDVDLERISKDTHGYVGADLAALCTEAALQCIREKMDVIDLEDEEIDAEILNSMAVTDEHFKTALGTSNPSALRETVVEVPNVSWQDIGGLDNVKRELQETVQYPVEHPEKFEKFGMSPSKGVLFYGPPGCGKTLLAKAIANECQANFISIKGPELLTMWFGESEANVREIFDKARGSAPCVLFFDELDSIATQRGSSVGDAGGAADRVLNQLLTEMDGMSAKKTVFIIGATNRPDIIDPALLRPGRLDQLIYIPLPDEASRFQIFKACLRKSPIAKDVDLSALAKYTQGFSGADITEICQRACKYAIRENIEKDIEKERRRSENPEAMEEDVDDEVAEIKAAHFEESMKYARRSVSDADIRKYQAFAQTLQQSRGFGSEFRFADASGAATGTTTSGAADPFAASAGAADEDDLYS from the exons ATGAGTAACCAAGCTGAATCTTCAGACTC GAAAGGAACAAAGAGAGATTTTAGTACAGCTATATTGGAACGTAAGAAAGCTGCAAATCGTCTTGTTGTCGATGAAGCGATTAACGATGATAACTCTGTTGTGTCTATGAACCCTGAGACCATGGAAAAGTTACAGCTCTTCCGTGGTGATACCATCCTTATCAAG GGAAAGAAAAGGAAGGACACCATCTGCATTGCTCTTGCTGATGACACATGTGATGAGCCAAAGATCAGGATGAATAAAGTTGTAAGGTCAAACTTGAGGGTCAGACTTGGTGATGTTGTTTCTGTGCACCAATGCCCTGATGTCAAATATGGGAAGCGTGTTCACATTCTTCCTGTTGATGATACCATTGAAGGTGTCACTGGGAGTTTGTTTGATGCTTATCTGAAAC CTTACTTCTTGGAAGCTTATCGTCCAGTAAGGAAAGGCGATCTGTTTCTTGTAAGAGGTGGAATGAGGAGTGTAGAGTTTAAAGTCATCGAGACTGATCCATCAGAGTACTGTGTTGTTGCCCCAGATACTGAAATCTTTTGTGAGGGAGAGCCTGTTAGAAGGGAGGATGAAGATAGGTTGGATGAAGTAGGTTATGATGATGTTGGTGGAGTCCGAAAGCAGATGGCTCAGATCCGTGAGTTGGTGGAATTGCCTCTTAGACATCCACAGCTCTTTAAATCAATTGGTGTGAAGCCACCAAAAGGAATTTTACTTTATGGACCTCCAGGTTCCGGGAAGACACTGATTGCCCGTGCTGTTGCCAATGAAACTGGTGCCTTTTTCTTCTGCATTAATGGGCCAGAAATCATGTCTAAATTAGCAGGAGAGAGTGAAAGCAATCTTCGTAAGGCATTCGAGGAAGCTGAGAAGAACGCACCATCTATCATTTTTATTGATGAGATCGACTCCATTGCTCCTAAAAGGGAGAAGACAAATGGTGAAGTTGAGAGGAGAATTGTTTCCCAGCTCTTGACTCTTATGGATGGTCTGAAGTCTCGTGCACATGTTATTGTTATGGGGGCCACAAACAGACCAAACAGCATTGACCCAGCTCTTAGGAGGTTTGGTAGGTTTGACAGGGAAATTGACATTGGTGTTCCAGATGAGATTGGACGTCTCGAGGTGCTTCGTATCCATACTAAGAACATGAAGCTCTCGGAGGAT GTTGATTTGGAAAGGATTTCAAAAGATACTCATGGTTATGTCGGTGCTGATCTTGCTGCTCTCTGTACCGAAGCTGCACTACAGTGCATCAGAGAAAAGATGGATGTGATAGACTTGGAAGATGAAGAGATAGATGCCGAGATACTTAACTCAATGGCAGTTACAGATGAGCACTTCAAGACTGCTCTTGGAACAAGCAACCCCTCTGCTCTGCGTGAAACA GTTGTTGAAGTGCCTAATGTCAGCTGGCAAGACATTGGAGGTCTTGACAATGTCAAGAGAGAGCTTCAAGAG ACGGTTCAATATCCAGTGGAGCATCCTGAGAAATTTGAAAAGTTTGGTATGTCTCCTTCTAAAGGAGTTCTGTTCTATGGCCCTCCTGGATGTGGTAAAACCTTATTGGCTAAAGCAATTGCCAATGAATGCCAAGCTAACTTTATCAGTATTAAGGGTCCGGAGCTTCTCACTATGTGGTTTGGGGAGAGCGAGGCCAATGTTAGAGAAATTTTTGACAAGGCCAGAGGGTCAGCACCTTGTGTTCTCTTCTTTGATGAACTTGATTCCATTGCCACCCAG AGAGGAAGCAGTGTTGGAGATGCAGGTGGTGCTGCTGATAGGGTACTTAACCAGCTTTTGACTGAAATGGATGGGATGTCAGCAAAAAAGACCGTCTTCATCATTGGTGCTACCAACAGGCCTGATATCATTGATCCCGCACTTCTGAGGCCAGGACGTCTTGATCAGTTGATCTATATTCCATTGCCTGATGAAGCCTCTCGTTTCCAGATCTTCAAGGCCTGCCTAAGGAAATCACCTATTGCTAAGGATGTTGACCTTTCAGCCCTTGCCAAGTACACTCAAGGATTTAGTGGAGCAGATATTACTGAGATATGCCAGAGAGCTTGCAAGTATGCTATTAGAGAGAACATTGAGAAA GATATAGAGAAGGAGAGGAGAAGAAGTGAGAATCCCGAGGCAATGGAAGAGGATGTTGATGATGAAGTGGCAGAGATCAAGGCTGCACATTTTGAGGAGTCGATGAAATATGCACGCAGAAGTGTGAGTGATGCTGACATTCGCAAGTATCAGGCCTTCGCTCAGACTTTACAGCAGTCCAGGGGTTTCGGATCTGAGTTCCGATTTGCTGATGCATCAGGAGCAGCAACAGGGACCACTACCTCAGGTGCTGCTGATCCTTTCGCAGCTTCTGCTGGTGCCGCCGATGAAGACGACTTGTACAGTTAG